The Gemmatimonadota bacterium genome contains a region encoding:
- a CDS encoding DUF934 domain-containing protein has translation LLKNNAMIDDPFVDATGQETIPAGGPVLVDLHQWQSHREQLTQRADPVGIKLRSDQPPELIAGDLESLALVALEFPVFRDGRAYSYARLLRGQYRFDGEIRAVGDVLLEQLHFMERTGFDAFELQSDDPLGDLRVASEDFDVWYQPAADGRLSAMQLRHRSD, from the coding sequence CTGCTGAAAAACAACGCGATGATCGACGATCCATTCGTCGATGCCACCGGGCAGGAGACGATTCCCGCAGGCGGCCCCGTTCTGGTGGATCTGCATCAGTGGCAATCCCACCGGGAGCAGCTGACGCAGCGGGCCGACCCCGTCGGCATCAAGCTCAGGAGCGATCAGCCGCCGGAACTGATCGCCGGCGACCTCGAATCGCTGGCCCTGGTCGCGCTGGAGTTTCCGGTGTTCAGGGATGGGCGAGCGTACTCCTACGCCCGGCTGCTTCGCGGGCAGTACCGCTTCGACGGCGAGATCAGGGCGGTGGGAGACGTGCTGCTGGAGCAGCTTCACTTCATGGAGCGCACCGGATTCGACGCATTCGAACTGCAAAGCGATGACCCGCTGGGCGATCTGCGAGTCGCCTCCGAAGACTTCGATGTCTGGTATCAACCGGCGGCCGACGGCCGCTTGTCGGCCATGCAGCTACGGCATCGGAGCGACTGA
- a CDS encoding DUF1080 domain-containing protein, translating to KGSSEARPDAAEPEAAMPIAQTTTQASLLSEPEWVILFAGHDLSSFNAVGDAQWNIIDDYVEADGYTGSFLVTRGHYTDFLLQADFWPGAGSNSGIFIRNGDPQAISAMGGYEVNIYDTNENPDNRTGSIVGHQPPRVEVLTEEQWNTYEITAQGNRITVVLNGTRTADLEDDTHANGPIAFQNNGGLIRFRNIRLRPL from the coding sequence AAAGGGCTCATCCGAGGCGAGGCCCGACGCTGCCGAACCGGAGGCGGCGATGCCGATTGCCCAGACCACGACGCAGGCATCCCTGTTGAGCGAGCCCGAATGGGTCATTCTCTTCGCCGGACACGACCTGAGTTCCTTCAACGCCGTCGGCGATGCCCAGTGGAACATCATCGACGACTACGTGGAGGCCGACGGCTACACGGGTTCCTTCCTGGTCACGAGGGGACACTACACTGACTTTCTGTTGCAGGCGGATTTCTGGCCTGGCGCCGGTTCCAACAGCGGCATCTTTATTCGCAACGGCGACCCCCAGGCGATCAGCGCGATGGGCGGTTACGAGGTCAATATCTACGATACCAACGAGAACCCGGACAACCGGACGGGTTCGATCGTGGGTCACCAGCCGCCGAGGGTCGAAGTGTTGACCGAGGAGCAATGGAATACCTACGAGATCACGGCGCAGGGCAACCGCATCACCGTGGTGTTGAACGGCACGCGCACGGCCGACCTCGAGGATGACACCCACGCCAATGGTCCCATCGCGTTTCAAAACAATGGCGGGCTGATCCGGTTTCGGAATATCAGGTTGCGACCGCTTTGA